The genomic interval TGCCTGAAGATAGTTACAAGACAATAATAAGGTTTGTAGGCGGAAAAGATGCTGTAGGCACGGTATGGACAGATAATTATGTATTTGTAGGCAGAGGAGGCTGGGCAGGACAAAACTGGAACACGGAATTGGGCGTACCGACGGGATGGTTTTACTGGTTACCACCGGTTGGAGGCAATGACGGAAAGTTAAGCGACGGATATGAAAGAACAGTAGTAACAGAAGAAGAGTCGTATTATGGAAAGAAATCATTAAAGTTTGACATGCTGCCGGGAACGCATGACGGATTTGTAGGAACAAGAAAATACGCTATAGACGGAAGCGCTTTGGGTAAAGCTGTTAGTAATGGAGGAAGTAAAGACATAAGTGAATTAAGCGGCGTAGTTCCGGGCGATGTACTTAGAGTAAGCGTTTGGATAAAGGGAAAAGACTTGAAACCGGATTCAGCCTCAGCGGTAGGCGATCAATGGAGTGTAGCATTAACCCCAATATTCCATAATACAGTAGGCAATAATTCAGGGTGGGGAGAATTCTGGTCAAGTGACATAGCGTTAGCCTTCCCGAAAGTAACTGAATTTGACTGGACACAATTTTATATAGACGTAACAGTTCCCGAAGGATCGAAAGCGTTTTCATTGAGATTACATCCATTGGGAAGATTCCAAGGAACGGTATACTTTGACGGATTGACTGTGGAAAAAAAATATCTGAAGTAACTGGCGTTAAAAAATGAATTTATTCCAACAACTTATACTTTATTCCAAAATTATCCGAATCCTTTTAATCCTTCAACAGTAATTAGCTATGCTTTACCAAAAGCTTCATTCGTTACAATTAAGATTTATGATATGCTTGGTAAAGAAATAAAAATGTTAGTTAATGATATACAGAGTTCAGGTGTAAACTACATTCAATGGAATGGTGATAATAATTCGGGAAGTAAAGTTGCAAGCGGTACTTATATCTTTACAATTAAAGCCGGTGATTTTATTCAATCCAAAAAGATGATGCTGCTGAAGTAAAAAATATAAAGAAGGACACTTTTTGGTGTCCTTCTTTCAAATTTAAAAATTAAAATCCAACAAATGTAGGTGAATTTAATGTTCACTTTAGACAATATAAGAAAAATATTTTCTATAACTCCGATTTTAACTTTTGTGTTTGTTTCCCTGAGTTTTGCCGGAACTACCGGTAAAATTGCAGGTAAAGTAATTGATAAATCTACAGGAGAGCCGTTAATTGGCGCCAACATTTTAATTGTGGGAACAAACTATGGCGGTGCGGCAGATATGGATGGTAATTATTTCATCATCAATATTCCACCCGGTAATTATGAAGTAAGAGCATCAAGTATTGGTTATACTCAAGTTTCATATAAAAGTGTAAGGGTTTCTGTCGATCAGACAACAAATTTGGATTTTTCATTAAGTTCTGAATCTATTCAAATTAATGAAGTAGTAATCTCTGCTGAAAAACCGATTGTTCAGCATGATCTTACATCAACTGAAGCTAGTATAAGCGGTAATCAAATCTCAATGCTTCCGTTGGAAGATGTCGCATCAGTTGTTAATCTGCAGGCAGGCGTTGTTGACGGACACTTTAGAGGCGGCAGAAGTAATGAAGTAAAATATTTGATAGACGGTGTTCCTGTTAATGACGCTTTTTCCGGACAGTCTTCATTATCTGCTGAAGTTAACAGTATTGAAGAAATTCAAGTTCTTACCGGAACATTCAACGCTGAATATGGAGAAGCTTTATCCGGAGTTGTAAATCAGGTTACTAAAATTGCAGGAGAAAATTATGAAGGTGAAGTATCTGCGTATATGGGCGATTATGTAAGTTCGCATTCAAATATTTTTGAAAATATTGATAACATTAATCCAATTAAAGTAAACAATGTTCAAGGAAATTTCAGCGGTCCAATTCCGGGGCTTGCGGATCTGCTAAAGTACTTTGTCTCCGGAAGATATAATTACGATGACGGATATATTTATGGAAAAAGAATGTTCAATCCGTCTGATGTTTCTGATTTTTCTGCAAATAATCCCGATGATTGGATAATTGGCGCGACCGGAGATAATAAATATATTCCAATGGCATTTAACGAAAGATTGTCTTTACAAGGAAAATTGTCGGTTAATGTTGGTGGAAGCAAAGGAATTGTACTTACAGGAATGTATCAAAATCAAAATTATAATGATTATAATCATTCTTATAAACTTAATCCCGACGGCAATTATCAAAAGCATCATAATAGCTTTTTAGGAATCGGCAGCTACACACTTGTCTTGAATAATTCAGCGTTTATTGATTTCATTTTTTCTGGTATCAGATCGGAGTTCAATCAATATGTTTTTGAAAATCCTTTAGATTCAAGATATGTTGATCCGCAGATGAAACAAGTAGTAAGTGGAAACGCATTTTTAACAGCTGGAACGGAAAATTGGCAGTTCAATCATACAACAACAACTTTAACGGGAAAAACAGATTTTACATGGCAGATAGATAATATAAATCAAATAAAAACCGGATTTGAATTTCAGCATCATTCGTTGGATTATGAAGATTTCCAAATTGTAATAGATGCGTCGACAAATTTTAATCCAACTTTACCAACACCGGGTTCATTCAATTACAACGTATATCAGGCAAACCCATTTCAATTTGCTTATTACTTACAAGATAAAATTGAGTTGGAATATCTTGTTGTAAATGCCGGCTCACGTTTAGATTATTTTGAACCTGACGGAGAATTTTTAATTAATCCGAATAAGATAAATGAATTGGACGAATTACAGCCGCCGTTTCCAGATTCACTTATTCAAAAAGCCGACGCAAAATATCAAATTAGTCCGCGTATAGGTTTATCATATCCGATAACCGATAAAGGTGCTATCCACATTTCGTATGGTCATTTTTTCCAAATTCCTCCATTTGAAAATCTATATAGAAATCCAAATTATAGAATTCCACTAACGGGAGACTTTCCTGAAAATGTGGGAAATACAATCGGCAATGCGAATTTAAAACCTCAACAAACAACAATGTATGAAATTGGTTTACAGCAGGAATTAAATGAGCAGTTTGGTGTTACGGTTACAGGCTATTATAAAGACATTAGAAATTTATTAAGCACGGAAATATTTATTAAAAATGAATTTAGAAAATTCAGCAGATTGATTAATAAAGACTATGGAGCTGTTAAAGGAGTTACATTTACGTTTGAAAAAAGATTTAACGAAGGATATGGGTTAACTGTAGATTACACATATCAAGTTGCCAAAGGAAATGCTTCAGATCCAAATGACGCGTTTAATAAAGCACAAGCAAATCCGCCGATACTCATAAATAAACAGCTTGTTCCATTAAATTGGGATAGAACACATTCACTTAATTTTACATTAACTGCCGGAATTCCGGGCGATTATATTACAAGCATGATTGGAAGATTAGGTTCAGGGCTGCCTTATACTCCTTCTGTTCAAAACCAAAGAACAGGATTGGAAAACAGCGACAATAAACCGGCGATATATAATTTAGATTTTTACATTACCAAATATTTTTCTATTGGCACTCATCAAATTTCGGTTTTCGCAAAAATATTTAATCTATTGGATACAAAAAATGAGTTAGATGTTTTTGGTGATACGGGAAGATCTGGTTACTCACTTGAATTAACCAGAGAACAGGAACAGC from Ignavibacteriota bacterium carries:
- a CDS encoding T9SS type A sorting domain-containing protein, with protein sequence MALKNEFIPTTYTLFQNYPNPFNPSTVISYALPKASFVTIKIYDMLGKEIKMLVNDIQSSGVNYIQWNGDNNSGSKVASGTYIFTIKAGDFIQSKKMMLLK
- a CDS encoding TonB-dependent receptor, whose product is MFTLDNIRKIFSITPILTFVFVSLSFAGTTGKIAGKVIDKSTGEPLIGANILIVGTNYGGAADMDGNYFIINIPPGNYEVRASSIGYTQVSYKSVRVSVDQTTNLDFSLSSESIQINEVVISAEKPIVQHDLTSTEASISGNQISMLPLEDVASVVNLQAGVVDGHFRGGRSNEVKYLIDGVPVNDAFSGQSSLSAEVNSIEEIQVLTGTFNAEYGEALSGVVNQVTKIAGENYEGEVSAYMGDYVSSHSNIFENIDNINPIKVNNVQGNFSGPIPGLADLLKYFVSGRYNYDDGYIYGKRMFNPSDVSDFSANNPDDWIIGATGDNKYIPMAFNERLSLQGKLSVNVGGSKGIVLTGMYQNQNYNDYNHSYKLNPDGNYQKHHNSFLGIGSYTLVLNNSAFIDFIFSGIRSEFNQYVFENPLDSRYVDPQMKQVVSGNAFLTAGTENWQFNHTTTTLTGKTDFTWQIDNINQIKTGFEFQHHSLDYEDFQIVIDASTNFNPTLPTPGSFNYNVYQANPFQFAYYLQDKIELEYLVVNAGSRLDYFEPDGEFLINPNKINELDELQPPFPDSLIQKADAKYQISPRIGLSYPITDKGAIHISYGHFFQIPPFENLYRNPNYRIPLTGDFPENVGNTIGNANLKPQQTTMYEIGLQQELNEQFGVTVTGYYKDIRNLLSTEIFIKNEFRKFSRLINKDYGAVKGVTFTFEKRFNEGYGLTVDYTYQVAKGNASDPNDAFNKAQANPPILINKQLVPLNWDRTHSLNFTLTAGIPGDYITSMIGRLGSGLPYTPSVQNQRTGLENSDNKPAIYNLDFYITKYFSIGTHQISVFAKIFNLLDTKNELDVFGDTGRSGYSLELTREQEQPRGVNTLKEFFTRPDFYSAPRQIILGASITL